In Salmo salar chromosome ssa03, Ssal_v3.1, whole genome shotgun sequence, a single genomic region encodes these proteins:
- the LOC106593002 gene encoding monocarboxylate transporter 7: MRGLKSAVRGSGGCRGPCVYEAVPDGGWGWAVAVAFFFVEVFTYGTIKSLGVFLEDLMTEFGESNSRVSWVIAICVFILTFTAPLSTVLSNRFGYRPVVMLGGFLISLGTISSAFVSSINEMYVTIGIVSGLGYCLTFLPTVTILSQYFNRRRSLVTALASSGESFAMFAFAPAFMALKEIIGWRHCLIVIGLMQASVIGCGALLRPIIIRPDQEVSGEVSNKEKLSVKLQTVYELENEDTQTNVSSGESEESGDSGVTSLSASSADLRATTATQDPSETRALKEQGEAGPLVQPSRPKLLDFAVLKDGAFICYSLFGLFATLGFFAPSLYIIELSKSRGVHPEKSAYMLSVMAVSEVCGRLSIGVILNKVRMRKTQVLLGCVVLLCLVLLAFTLVTEFWGLAACCCLYGFLMGTVGSTHIPMLAEDDVVGIERMPSSVGVYVCIQSFAGLAGPPLGGLLVDKTQNYGSAFYSCAVGMGLGAIFLAMVGPAKSGLCLRGKTRKQEEEGEEEGEEERGGEEEEKVSQDSGSADYLDVDLTVETSPAKWSPKQETNVV, translated from the exons ATGCGGGGGTTAAAGTCAGCGGTGCGGGGGTCCGGGGGGTGCAGGGGTCCATGTGTGTACGAGGCGGTGCCAGACGGAGGCTGGGGCTGGGCGGTGGCCGTGGCCTTCTTCTTCGTTGAGGTGTTTACTTACGGGACCATCAAGTCTCTGGGGGTGTTCCTCGAGGACCTCATGACAGAGTTTGGGGAGAGCAACAGCAGAGTATCCTGGGTCATCGCAATCTGCGTCTTCATCCTCACATTCACAG ccccTCTGTCCACGGTGCTCAGTAACCGGTTTGGGTACCGTCCCGTAGTGATGTTGGGGGGTTTTCTGATCAGTCTGGGTACCATCAGCTCTGCTTTCGTCTCCTCCATCAACGAGATGTACGTCACCATCGGCATCGTCTCAG GTCTGGGGTACTGCCTGACCTTCCTGCCCACCGTCACCATCCTGTCTCAGTACTTCAACAGAAGGAGGTCCCTGGTCACCGCCTTGGCCTCCTCAGGGGAGTCCTTTGCCATGTTTGCCTTCGCACCAG ccTTCATGGCCTTGAAGGAGATCATCGGCTGGCGTCACTGCCTCATTGTCATCGGTCTCATGCAGGCCTCCGTGATTGGCTGCGGCGCTCTGCTTCGACCAATCATCATCAGGCCTGACCAGGAAGTGTCAGGGGAGGTGTCCAATAAGGAGAAGCTGTCCGTTAAGCTGCAGACGGTCTATGAGCTGGAGAATGAGGACACTCAGACCAACGTTAGCTCCGGGGAGTCTGAGGAGTCAGGGGATTCCGGGGtcacctctctgtctgcctccagTGCTGACCTCCGGGCCACCACAGCCACGCAGGACCCCTCTGAGACCCGGGCCCTC AAAGAGCAGGGTGAGGCGGGTCCCCTTGTCCAACCCTCCAGACCTAAACTCCTAGACTTTGCGGTGTTAAAAGATGGAGCGTTcatctgctactctctgtttggcCTCTTCGCCACGCTGGGGTTCTTCGCCCCGTCACTTTACATCATAGAACTCAGTAAGAGCCGCGGCGTCCACCCAGAAAAGTCGGCCTACATGCTCTCTGTAATGGCGGTGTCCGAGGTCTGCGGGCGCCTGTCCATCGGGGTCATTTTAAACAAGGTGCGGATGCGTAAGACCCAGGTGCTTCTGGGATGTGTAGTTCTGCTGTGTCTGGTGCTGCTTGCCTTCACCCTGGTGACTGAGTTCTGGGGCCTGGCAGCCTGCTGCTGTCTCTATGGCTTCCTGATGGGCACCGTGGGTTCTACACACATCCCCATGCTGGCAGAGGACGACGTGGTGGGCATAGAGAGGATGCCCTCGTCCGTGGGGGTCTATGTCTGTATCCAGAGCTTTGCTGGGCTGGCCGGACCACCGCTGGGGG GCCTGTTGGTGGACAAGACCCAGAACTATGGCTCAGCCTTCTACTCCTGTGCTGTGGGAATGGGCCTGGGCGCCATCTTCCTCGCCATGGTGGGGCCTGCCAAGTCCGGCCTCTGCCTCCGCGGGAAGACGAGAaaacaggaggaggaaggagaggaggaaggagaggaggagagaggaggagaggaggaggagaaggtttCTCAGGACAGTGGATCAGCAGATTATCTAGATGTTGATCTGACTGTGGAGACCAGTCCGGCTAAATGGTCCCCAAAACAGGAGACCAACGTGGTCTGA